In Polynucleobacter ibericus, a genomic segment contains:
- a CDS encoding malate dehydrogenase — MAKAPMRVAVTGAAGQIGYSLLFRIANGDLLGKDQPVILQLLEIPDEKAQKALTGVMMELEDCAFPLLAGMTAHSDPMTAFKDIDVALLVGARPRGPGMERKDLLSANAQIFTAQGKALNAVAKKTVKVLVVGNPANTNAYIAMKSAPDIPAKNFTAMLRLDHNRALSQLASKLNKPVADIEKLVVWGNHSPTMYPDYRFATIDGQSVKDAINDAAWNKDVFIPTVGKRGAAIIEARGLSSAASAANAAIDHIHDWVLGTNGKWVTMGIPSKGEYDIPAEVIYGFPVVCENGEYKMIEGLEIDAFSRERMTHTLNELLEEQTGVKHLLS; from the coding sequence ATGGCAAAAGCCCCAATGCGTGTCGCCGTAACCGGTGCAGCCGGTCAAATCGGATATTCCCTTCTATTCCGCATCGCCAATGGCGACCTTTTGGGCAAAGATCAGCCCGTCATCCTCCAATTATTGGAAATTCCAGACGAAAAAGCACAAAAGGCGTTGACTGGCGTAATGATGGAGTTGGAAGACTGCGCATTCCCGCTCTTGGCCGGCATGACAGCACACTCTGACCCAATGACTGCATTTAAAGATATCGATGTTGCTCTTTTAGTTGGTGCACGTCCACGTGGTCCTGGCATGGAGCGCAAAGACTTGCTCTCCGCTAACGCACAAATTTTCACAGCGCAAGGTAAGGCATTAAATGCCGTTGCTAAGAAAACTGTAAAAGTATTGGTTGTTGGTAACCCAGCAAATACCAATGCTTACATCGCTATGAAATCTGCACCAGATATTCCTGCGAAAAACTTCACTGCAATGTTGCGCCTCGATCACAACCGCGCCCTCTCGCAATTGGCCAGCAAGTTGAACAAGCCTGTTGCTGATATTGAGAAGTTAGTTGTTTGGGGTAACCACAGCCCAACAATGTACCCAGACTATCGCTTTGCAACGATCGATGGCCAGTCAGTAAAAGATGCTATCAACGATGCAGCATGGAATAAAGATGTTTTCATTCCTACAGTTGGTAAGCGTGGTGCAGCCATCATTGAAGCTCGTGGTCTTTCTTCTGCAGCCTCTGCAGCGAATGCAGCGATTGATCATATTCATGATTGGGTACTCGGTACTAACGGTAAGTGGGTAACGATGGGCATTCCTTCTAAAGGCGAATATGACATTCCTGCTGAAGTAATTTATGGCTTCCCAGTAGTTTGCGAAAACGGCGAATACAAAATGATCGAAGGTTTAGAGATCGATGCATTCTCCCGCGAGCGCATGACTCACACATTGAATGAATTACTCGAAGAGCAAACAGGCGTTAAGCACTTACTCTCTTAA
- a CDS encoding DUF3429 domain-containing protein, whose product MNPIPPLVRKLGYAGLIPFIGLALMVQLAPTPVNYLSAESLAGYAAVITSFMGALHWGANLHLLGKAPAGDRWEDRNAWIWGVIPALVAWMALHIYIPVGLLILASTLLIQRNIDQNTYQYYFTDEAARSAFMTMRNRLTYIAAACLTWASLVILFIQA is encoded by the coding sequence GTGAATCCCATTCCTCCTTTAGTTCGCAAGCTTGGCTATGCCGGTCTTATTCCATTCATTGGGTTAGCCTTAATGGTTCAATTAGCACCAACGCCTGTGAACTACTTAAGCGCTGAATCTTTAGCGGGTTATGCGGCTGTGATCACTTCATTTATGGGAGCATTGCATTGGGGCGCTAATTTACATCTGTTAGGAAAAGCGCCTGCTGGCGACCGCTGGGAAGACCGCAACGCTTGGATCTGGGGGGTTATTCCGGCGCTCGTAGCCTGGATGGCGCTACATATCTATATTCCAGTAGGCCTGCTCATTCTGGCGTCCACCTTACTGATTCAACGCAATATTGATCAGAATACATATCAATATTATTTCACCGACGAAGCTGCGCGCTCTGCATTTATGACGATGCGCAATCGCCTGACCTATATTGCTGCCGCCTGTTTAACCTGGGCCTCTTTAGTGATTCTTTTTATTCAAGCATGA
- a CDS encoding 2-hydroxychromene-2-carboxylate isomerase, producing the protein MSTKIAATFYYDIVSPFAYLYIKQRHRLEDKLDIKPVPILLGGLLRAAENKGPGEVAAKRPHTYQFCVWQAEKLGIPFRFPEHHPFLTVAAQRLLVEQNANWALLERAFDYVWVEGKDPNLSWPDFCVYLGLPADTAKPENPEVKAKLIANTNQAKADGAFGVPALIVNQHCFWGIDTIDWTLDYLARPGMFEEASYAYAGNVPNGLI; encoded by the coding sequence ATGAGCACAAAGATTGCGGCTACCTTCTATTACGATATTGTTTCGCCGTTTGCTTACTTATATATCAAGCAAAGACACCGCCTTGAGGACAAGCTCGATATTAAACCCGTGCCGATTCTGCTGGGTGGACTTCTTAGGGCTGCAGAGAATAAAGGCCCAGGGGAAGTGGCTGCTAAACGTCCACACACCTATCAGTTCTGTGTTTGGCAAGCAGAGAAACTAGGCATTCCTTTTCGCTTTCCTGAACATCATCCATTTTTGACAGTTGCTGCACAGCGCCTTTTGGTTGAACAGAACGCAAATTGGGCATTGCTTGAGCGTGCCTTTGATTATGTTTGGGTAGAAGGCAAAGACCCCAATCTATCTTGGCCAGATTTTTGCGTCTATCTCGGCCTACCCGCAGATACAGCAAAGCCTGAGAATCCAGAAGTTAAAGCAAAATTGATTGCTAATACCAATCAAGCCAAGGCTGATGGTGCATTTGGAGTGCCCGCCCTCATAGTGAACCAACACTGTTTTTGGGGTATCGATACCATCGACTGGACTCTGGACTATCTAGCGAGGCCCGGTATGTTTGAAGAGGCTTCATATGCCTATGCTGGCAATGTTCCGAATGGGCTGATCTAA
- a CDS encoding peptidylprolyl isomerase produces the protein MRKLFAALVVAVSCFASQAAFAGPKVEFKTTMGNFVVELDDVKAPKTTANFLNYVKSGFYNGTIFHRVIDGFMIQGGGFTADLNQKPTDSPVVSEAQNGLKNNMYTIAMARTSDPDSATSQFFINVKDNAALDYPNAMGNGYTVFGKVISGTQTIDAIRKVPTMVAPAPRMGRMADVPSKTVTIESATILK, from the coding sequence ATGCGTAAGCTTTTTGCCGCCCTAGTTGTTGCCGTTTCTTGTTTTGCTAGTCAAGCAGCATTTGCAGGACCAAAGGTCGAATTTAAAACCACGATGGGTAATTTTGTTGTGGAATTGGACGATGTGAAGGCGCCTAAGACAACTGCCAATTTTTTAAACTATGTAAAGAGCGGTTTTTATAACGGCACTATCTTTCATCGCGTGATTGACGGTTTCATGATTCAGGGTGGCGGCTTTACTGCAGACTTAAATCAGAAACCTACCGATTCTCCAGTAGTTTCTGAAGCACAGAATGGCCTTAAGAACAATATGTATACGATTGCTATGGCTCGGACATCCGATCCTGATTCAGCTACTTCCCAGTTCTTTATCAACGTCAAAGACAATGCTGCCTTGGATTACCCCAATGCAATGGGTAATGGCTATACCGTATTTGGCAAAGTGATCTCTGGTACACAAACCATTGACGCTATCCGCAAAGTGCCAACCATGGTTGCACCTGCTCCACGTATGGGCAGAATGGCCGACGTTCCAAGCAAGACAGTTACCATCGAATCTGCCACGATTCTGAAGTAA
- a CDS encoding 3-hydroxybutyryl-CoA dehydrogenase, whose translation MSIQSVGVIGAGTMGNGIAQVCAVAGLNVVMVDINEAAVQRGLDQISKSLDRLVKKETLTAEAKEAALKRIKGSTTYADFKGLGLVIEAATENQAIKEKILKQVDEIVSKDTIIATNTSSLSITKLAALDSNPARFIGMHFFNPPPLMALVEVIRGLQTSDATHAAIIEMAKRIGKEPITVKNSPGFVVNRILLPMINEAFFVLSEGLASPEDIDAGMKLGCNQPIGPLALADLIGLDTCLAVMEVYFENFSDSKYRPCPLLREMVAAGYLGRKTGRGVYTYDK comes from the coding sequence ATGAGCATTCAATCAGTAGGCGTCATTGGTGCAGGCACTATGGGTAATGGTATTGCGCAGGTGTGTGCAGTAGCCGGCTTAAATGTTGTCATGGTTGATATTAATGAGGCAGCCGTTCAGCGTGGTCTCGATCAAATTAGCAAGAGCTTAGATCGCCTTGTCAAAAAAGAAACTCTCACAGCAGAAGCAAAAGAAGCAGCCCTCAAACGCATCAAAGGCAGCACTACTTACGCTGACTTCAAGGGTCTGGGATTAGTGATTGAAGCGGCCACTGAGAATCAAGCGATTAAAGAAAAGATTCTCAAACAAGTAGATGAAATTGTCAGTAAAGACACCATCATTGCCACTAATACCTCATCTCTGTCTATTACTAAATTGGCAGCGCTTGATTCCAATCCTGCGCGCTTTATTGGCATGCACTTCTTTAACCCGCCGCCCCTGATGGCCTTGGTGGAAGTGATTCGCGGGCTCCAAACCAGTGACGCTACACACGCTGCCATTATTGAGATGGCCAAGCGTATTGGCAAAGAACCAATCACTGTGAAAAACTCACCAGGCTTTGTAGTGAATCGTATTTTGCTACCTATGATTAACGAAGCATTCTTTGTTTTATCCGAAGGACTTGCTAGCCCAGAAGATATTGATGCCGGCATGAAGTTGGGCTGCAATCAACCGATTGGACCTTTAGCATTAGCAGATTTAATTGGCCTAGACACTTGCTTAGCAGTGATGGAAGTCTATTTTGAAAACTTCAGTGACTCTAAATATCGCCCTTGCCCACTACTACGTGAAATGGTTGCTGCCGGCTATCTCGGTCGCAAAACTGGACGCGGCGTATATACCTACGACAAATAA
- a CDS encoding glutathione binding-like protein: MAKQKSTVIDVYSWPTPNGHKVHIMLEECGYRLGHDWIAHPIDIGAGDQFAAKFLKISPNNKIPAIVDPNGPDGKPISLFESGAILLYLAGKTGKFLPQDTRGKYEVLQWLMFQMGGLGPMLGQNHHFRLYAPEKIEYAINRYTNEAKRIYGVLDRQLKDNPYIAGKSYSIADIAIYPWTRNWKNQGIEINDYPYFKKWFEKIGARPAVQRGCEVLTALRKPLHDAKAREQLFGSTQYQKRK, translated from the coding sequence ATGGCCAAACAAAAATCTACCGTAATTGATGTGTACAGCTGGCCCACACCGAATGGCCACAAGGTACACATCATGCTCGAAGAATGCGGTTATCGCCTAGGTCATGACTGGATCGCTCATCCGATTGATATTGGCGCTGGCGATCAATTTGCAGCCAAGTTCTTAAAGATCAGCCCCAATAACAAGATTCCTGCGATCGTTGATCCAAATGGTCCGGATGGCAAACCTATCAGCCTCTTTGAGTCAGGTGCGATCCTGCTCTATTTAGCTGGTAAGACTGGTAAGTTCCTGCCTCAAGATACCCGCGGCAAATATGAAGTTCTGCAGTGGCTCATGTTCCAAATGGGAGGCTTAGGCCCTATGCTTGGGCAAAACCACCATTTTCGACTCTATGCACCTGAGAAGATTGAATACGCTATCAACCGCTACACCAATGAAGCTAAACGCATCTATGGGGTCTTGGATCGTCAACTGAAAGATAATCCCTATATTGCCGGGAAATCTTATTCAATTGCCGATATTGCGATTTATCCATGGACTCGTAATTGGAAAAATCAAGGTATTGAGATTAATGACTACCCGTATTTCAAAAAGTGGTTTGAAAAGATTGGTGCACGACCAGCGGTGCAGCGTGGTTGTGAAGTATTGACGGCATTACGTAAGCCTTTGCATGATGCCAAGGCGAGAGAGCAGTTATTTGGTTCAACCCAGTATCAAAAGAGGAAATAA
- the yaaA gene encoding peroxide stress protein YaaA yields MLIVLSPAKSLDYKTPVKVKAPTLPEFVSESAKLIADLKKLAPQDLSKLMGLSDQLAVLNVGRYRDWTKKFTEENSKPAIYAFDGDVYDGFDVKTLDAKSVQFAQDHIRILSGLYGALKPLDLMQPYRLEMGTSFKNARGKDLYAFWGSRVTDSIKKVLEKQKKPVLLNLASEEYFKVLQPKDLDCQVISPVFQDAKDGKYKIISFYAKRARGLMARYVVENRIKDPADLKGFNLDGYKYYAAESKLDKPVFRRAERK; encoded by the coding sequence ATGCTGATCGTCCTTTCACCCGCTAAATCCTTGGATTACAAGACACCCGTTAAGGTCAAGGCGCCGACCTTGCCCGAGTTTGTCTCAGAATCCGCTAAGCTGATTGCCGATCTTAAGAAATTGGCACCCCAAGATCTCTCTAAATTGATGGGTTTATCTGATCAATTGGCCGTTTTAAATGTCGGCCGCTATCGAGATTGGACTAAGAAGTTCACGGAAGAGAACAGCAAGCCAGCAATCTATGCCTTTGATGGCGATGTCTACGATGGTTTTGATGTCAAAACCCTCGATGCCAAGTCTGTTCAGTTTGCTCAAGACCATATCCGGATTCTGTCTGGTCTCTACGGCGCACTCAAGCCCTTAGACTTGATGCAGCCCTATCGCCTAGAGATGGGCACTTCCTTCAAGAATGCCAGAGGTAAAGATCTCTATGCATTCTGGGGTAGTAGAGTGACCGACTCCATCAAGAAGGTCTTAGAAAAGCAAAAGAAGCCTGTCTTGCTCAATTTGGCTTCGGAAGAGTATTTCAAGGTGCTCCAGCCTAAAGACTTAGATTGCCAAGTGATTTCCCCGGTATTTCAGGATGCCAAGGATGGTAAGTACAAGATTATTTCTTTTTATGCCAAGCGCGCTCGCGGTTTAATGGCGCGATATGTGGTTGAAAATCGCATTAAAGATCCAGCAGACTTAAAAGGCTTTAATTTGGATGGATATAAGTACTATGCCGCTGAATCTAAGTTGGATAAGCCGGTATTTAGAAGGGCAGAAAGAAAATAA
- a CDS encoding pyridoxal phosphate-dependent aminotransferase: protein MNPLEIPSFPSRLPQVGTTIFTVMSALAAEHQAINLGQGFPDFPCDRKLIGEVNEAMLADRNQYPPMIGIAELRNGISQKIQNLYGHHFDADTDITITAGGTQGILTAILACVSPGDEVIIIEPAYDSYRPSIELAGGKTIAISMQVSRDEHGQVASYEIPWDALAKAINPKTRILIINTPHNPTGMVWGKTDLDRLADLLRNTSTLILSDEVYEHMVYDGAQHHSVASHPELAARSFLVSSFGKTYHVTGWKVGYVAAPPSLTKEFRKVHQFNVFTVNTPMQYGLASYLSDAKHYLNLPAFYQAKRDFFRAGLSKTKFKLLPTPGTYFQCVDYSALNIPQAKFNEADFCKWLTTEIGVAAIPVSAFYEQATESGVIRFCFAKQNQTLTSALQHLETI from the coding sequence ATGAACCCGCTTGAGATCCCCTCTTTTCCAAGTCGCCTACCGCAGGTTGGAACTACGATCTTTACTGTGATGTCAGCGCTTGCAGCAGAGCATCAAGCAATCAATCTTGGTCAAGGATTTCCTGATTTTCCATGCGATCGAAAGTTGATTGGCGAAGTAAATGAAGCGATGTTGGCTGATCGCAATCAATATCCGCCCATGATTGGTATTGCAGAGTTACGCAATGGCATTAGTCAGAAGATTCAAAACTTATACGGTCATCACTTTGATGCCGATACCGATATCACCATTACCGCCGGTGGTACACAAGGTATTTTGACGGCCATACTCGCTTGCGTTAGCCCAGGCGATGAAGTCATCATTATTGAACCAGCATATGACAGCTATCGGCCTTCAATCGAATTGGCGGGTGGCAAAACGATTGCCATTTCTATGCAAGTGTCTCGTGATGAGCATGGGCAAGTTGCTTCTTATGAAATTCCTTGGGATGCCTTGGCCAAGGCAATCAATCCTAAAACCCGAATACTTATTATTAATACGCCACATAACCCTACTGGAATGGTTTGGGGCAAGACTGACTTAGATCGTCTCGCAGATTTGCTGCGCAATACTTCCACATTGATTTTGAGTGACGAAGTCTATGAGCATATGGTCTATGACGGAGCACAGCACCACAGTGTTGCTTCTCATCCTGAGCTTGCCGCTAGGAGCTTTCTGGTTTCTAGCTTTGGCAAGACTTATCACGTGACTGGTTGGAAAGTGGGTTATGTTGCCGCACCCCCTTCGCTTACTAAAGAATTTCGCAAGGTTCATCAGTTCAATGTATTTACTGTTAACACACCAATGCAGTATGGCTTAGCATCCTATTTATCTGATGCCAAACATTATTTAAATCTTCCGGCTTTTTATCAAGCTAAGCGTGATTTTTTTAGAGCAGGCTTGAGCAAAACTAAATTTAAATTACTCCCTACTCCAGGCACCTATTTTCAGTGCGTGGATTACTCGGCATTAAACATTCCCCAAGCAAAATTCAATGAGGCTGACTTTTGTAAATGGCTTACAACTGAAATTGGAGTGGCAGCTATACCTGTCTCCGCTTTTTATGAGCAAGCTACTGAATCAGGCGTCATTCGTTTTTGTTTCGCTAAACAAAATCAAACACTGACAAGTGCTTTACAACATTTAGAAACTATCTAG
- a CDS encoding DUF2863 family protein, translated as MAVHRTKSSQRNSPEVEKLVADAISLAASGSQVEDRFWEERLNVRLMRLLKSQNQNVIDAALDQTFRINTVAFEVLADIAETLAESLRIEHEGQEWDVVLLAMPIVAHTRYQIPSGPLPTNIIESTAQALHSAIASTDTRLAIVPWLYSIDQMPHSHCQTRILTESLASAAISGKDVKLELRDMSETIAVLADPRFIIAALSAPAGSPIFRWQAEPPARQERGVSLIGWQNAMQEPIASLLPGCEFELLLPEAYFTNCRLADKHVRPLSIRAAVNFLESTLGILPAGLSCVVGAFGEEQADEYRIAFSAKGSSEIMYGVIWPLYDRESVASDALNDLSDDESPIKKICDALHDAGVDDVFRHAMLFDPELCDDCGAPLFPDRSGEAVHAEMPDDAPSQQPLFH; from the coding sequence ATGGCCGTACATCGCACTAAATCTTCGCAGCGTAATTCCCCAGAGGTGGAAAAGTTGGTAGCTGACGCTATTTCTTTGGCTGCTTCTGGAAGTCAAGTCGAAGACCGCTTTTGGGAGGAGCGCTTGAATGTGCGCTTAATGCGCTTACTCAAAAGTCAAAATCAAAATGTGATTGATGCCGCCTTAGATCAAACCTTTCGGATTAATACTGTAGCCTTTGAGGTGCTTGCTGATATCGCGGAAACCTTGGCTGAATCCCTAAGAATCGAGCACGAAGGGCAGGAGTGGGATGTGGTGTTATTGGCGATGCCAATCGTTGCTCATACGCGCTACCAAATTCCTTCTGGCCCACTGCCAACGAATATCATCGAATCTACTGCTCAAGCATTGCATAGTGCTATTGCCTCAACGGACACACGTCTAGCAATCGTTCCTTGGTTGTACAGCATTGATCAAATGCCTCATTCACATTGCCAAACTCGCATCCTGACTGAATCATTAGCAAGTGCAGCCATTTCTGGAAAAGACGTCAAACTTGAGTTGCGCGACATGTCGGAGACCATAGCTGTTTTGGCTGACCCCCGTTTCATCATTGCTGCCCTAAGTGCACCCGCTGGTTCGCCAATCTTCCGTTGGCAGGCTGAGCCGCCAGCTCGTCAAGAGCGTGGCGTGAGTTTGATCGGTTGGCAAAACGCCATGCAAGAACCTATTGCCTCTTTATTACCGGGCTGTGAGTTTGAGCTCTTACTACCTGAGGCGTATTTCACAAACTGCCGCCTCGCTGATAAACATGTGCGACCTTTGAGTATTCGTGCTGCAGTCAATTTTCTGGAAAGTACTCTCGGCATCTTGCCTGCCGGCCTGTCTTGTGTCGTTGGCGCATTTGGTGAAGAGCAGGCAGATGAATATCGTATTGCCTTCAGTGCCAAAGGATCGTCCGAGATAATGTATGGCGTGATCTGGCCCCTCTATGATCGCGAGAGTGTGGCGAGTGATGCCTTGAATGATTTGTCAGATGACGAAAGTCCAATCAAGAAGATTTGTGACGCCCTACATGATGCGGGAGTAGATGATGTATTCCGTCATGCCATGTTATTTGATCCTGAGCTTTGTGATGATTGTGGTGCACCCTTATTTCCGGACCGCTCGGGTGAGGCGGTACATGCGGAGATGCCGGATGACGCACCATCACAGCAGCCTTTATTTCATTAG
- a CDS encoding replication-associated recombination protein A, producing MSSLFDSAPPPPLAEALRPKTIEEVIGQTHLLASGKPLNLAFASGKPHSMILWGPPGVGKTTLARLSAKAFDREFIAISAVLAGVKEIRESIEQAQQNMAQYGKQTILFVDEIHRFNKSQQDALLPHVESGLFTFIGATTENPSFEVNSALLSRAQVYVLKSLSSDELKSLFDRAHQYAMPGVQFESTAIDTLIANADGDARRLLNLVEQVRNAVLTPGAEVKIVNQAFIENALSAQARRFDKGGDHFYDQISALHKSVRGSNPDAALYWFCRMLDGGADPRYLARRIIRMAWEDIGLADPRAMQLTNDAAQTYERLGSPEGELALGQAIVYLAVASKSNASYNAFNAARAYVANDQSKPVPNHLRNAPTKLMKELGHGKAYRYAHDEPHAYAAGESYLPEGMKDPHWYEPVERGLESQIKEKLAFLKKLDEEHKKK from the coding sequence ATGAGCAGTCTTTTTGATAGCGCACCGCCTCCACCTTTAGCAGAAGCACTGCGTCCAAAAACGATTGAAGAAGTCATTGGGCAGACCCATTTATTAGCAAGCGGTAAACCACTCAATCTTGCATTTGCTTCGGGTAAGCCACATTCGATGATTTTGTGGGGACCTCCAGGCGTCGGTAAAACTACCTTGGCGCGTCTCTCGGCTAAAGCCTTTGATCGAGAATTCATTGCAATCTCTGCGGTGCTAGCTGGCGTAAAAGAAATTCGTGAGTCAATTGAGCAAGCCCAACAAAATATGGCTCAGTACGGCAAGCAAACAATCTTATTTGTAGATGAGATTCACCGCTTTAATAAAAGCCAGCAGGATGCCCTGCTACCCCATGTGGAATCAGGCTTATTTACCTTTATTGGCGCCACTACCGAGAACCCGTCTTTTGAAGTGAATTCTGCACTGTTGTCGCGTGCGCAGGTGTACGTACTGAAGTCGCTGTCCTCTGATGAATTGAAATCACTCTTTGATCGCGCGCACCAATATGCGATGCCTGGCGTGCAATTTGAATCTACTGCAATTGACACCCTGATTGCCAATGCGGATGGCGATGCTAGGCGTCTTCTCAACTTAGTTGAGCAAGTGCGCAATGCAGTACTCACTCCCGGTGCAGAAGTAAAGATTGTTAATCAAGCATTTATTGAAAATGCGCTTAGTGCTCAAGCGCGACGCTTTGATAAAGGTGGGGATCATTTCTACGATCAAATCTCTGCTCTGCATAAATCTGTGCGAGGCTCTAATCCCGATGCGGCCTTGTATTGGTTTTGCCGCATGCTCGATGGTGGCGCAGACCCGCGGTATCTGGCAAGAAGAATCATTCGCATGGCTTGGGAAGATATAGGCTTAGCAGACCCAAGAGCAATGCAATTGACTAATGATGCCGCTCAGACCTATGAAAGGCTGGGCTCTCCAGAAGGCGAGCTTGCCCTTGGACAGGCAATAGTTTATCTGGCGGTAGCCTCTAAGAGCAATGCCAGTTACAACGCTTTTAATGCTGCACGCGCTTATGTGGCTAACGATCAATCTAAGCCTGTACCCAACCATCTGCGTAACGCTCCAACTAAGCTGATGAAAGAATTAGGTCATGGCAAGGCGTATCGCTACGCACATGATGAACCTCATGCTTATGCTGCTGGTGAATCGTATTTGCCAGAAGGCATGAAAGATCCGCATTGGTATGAGCCCGTTGAGCGTGGCCTCGAGTCACAAATCAAAGAGAAATTGGCATTCTTGAAAAAGCTTGATGAAGAGCATAAGAAGAAGTAA
- a CDS encoding bifunctional chorismate-binding protein/class IV aminotransferase: protein MILLDDAQSTAASPTSRLYETALHYWRVLPSGDARSDLNAIQTCLEEISLALTRGEFVVSAFAYELGRLIHKLPERVGHSSSSHPLIEAWSFADFKKLSKQDVDHCISQKLAVLDQSQLNAGVMDVRESLDERQFSADIGAIQEYIRSGDCYQINHTYRITGKTYGAPLALYGRLRDRQPGRFGAYIEHEDRFLLSQSPELFIARDGDTLKAMPMKGTASALSAVASALSDDPKNQAENVMIVDLLRNDLSRISLPGSVSVPNLFEVARHGDVLQMTSTVQGQVKPNTSLFDIFTAVFPCGSVTGAPKKRSMEIIQELESEDRGYYCGALGWLDPTGNFAFSVPIRTVEIERDERSQASHFTLGIGAGITNDSDADQEWQECRIKAAFLMDLPSATGLFETMAISNGETLRLADHLQRMQVSAKALRIAFDLALAKQLVFGTCASLDKNIAYRLRLDLAANGELSVATAVIDPIIEPVKIFWAKDILTGDVTMFSGNALLQHKTSERALYDQAWQEAVKRGGFDALFVNEYGFVTEGGRTSIFIKSQGSSEWLTPPISAGLLPGVMRAALLADPAMNAREANLTINDVSMAEEIILSNALRGAIKAHF, encoded by the coding sequence ATGATTTTGCTCGACGATGCGCAAAGCACCGCGGCCTCACCCACCAGCCGTCTCTACGAGACTGCATTGCATTACTGGCGCGTTCTGCCAAGTGGTGATGCGAGATCTGATTTAAATGCCATACAAACCTGTTTAGAAGAAATCTCGCTCGCTCTTACTAGAGGGGAATTCGTTGTCTCCGCTTTCGCTTACGAATTGGGTAGGTTGATTCATAAACTACCTGAGCGAGTTGGTCACTCTAGTAGTTCCCACCCACTCATCGAGGCCTGGTCTTTTGCGGACTTTAAAAAACTGTCCAAGCAAGATGTTGATCACTGCATTTCTCAAAAACTCGCAGTGCTCGATCAATCCCAATTAAATGCAGGGGTCATGGATGTTCGGGAATCTCTAGATGAGAGGCAATTTTCTGCCGATATTGGAGCAATTCAGGAATACATACGCAGTGGTGATTGCTACCAAATTAATCATACCTACCGCATCACTGGCAAGACTTATGGCGCTCCATTAGCCTTATATGGTCGCTTACGCGATCGTCAACCCGGTAGATTTGGAGCATATATTGAACATGAGGATCGCTTTTTGCTATCGCAATCTCCCGAGCTCTTTATTGCGCGTGATGGTGATACCTTGAAAGCAATGCCGATGAAAGGCACTGCTAGCGCCTTATCTGCTGTAGCGAGTGCTCTATCGGACGATCCGAAGAATCAAGCAGAGAATGTCATGATAGTTGACTTACTGCGTAATGACCTCAGTCGCATCTCTCTGCCTGGCTCTGTTTCAGTTCCGAATTTATTTGAAGTAGCAAGGCATGGCGATGTATTGCAAATGACTTCTACCGTGCAGGGCCAAGTCAAACCAAATACTTCCCTGTTTGATATTTTTACTGCCGTCTTCCCTTGTGGATCAGTGACAGGCGCCCCCAAAAAACGCAGTATGGAAATCATTCAAGAGTTAGAGTCTGAAGATCGTGGCTATTACTGTGGTGCCTTAGGCTGGCTTGATCCTACTGGGAATTTCGCCTTTAGTGTGCCGATTCGTACAGTCGAGATCGAGCGGGATGAAAGGTCTCAGGCGTCTCACTTCACCCTCGGGATTGGTGCCGGCATTACGAATGACTCTGATGCCGACCAAGAATGGCAAGAGTGTCGCATTAAAGCAGCCTTTTTAATGGATCTCCCGAGTGCTACCGGTCTGTTCGAAACTATGGCGATTTCTAATGGAGAGACGCTGCGATTGGCAGACCATCTTCAGCGCATGCAAGTCTCAGCCAAGGCTTTAAGAATTGCTTTTGATTTAGCGCTGGCAAAGCAATTAGTCTTCGGTACATGCGCATCCTTAGATAAAAATATTGCTTATCGCTTAAGGCTCGATCTTGCTGCTAACGGCGAGCTTTCAGTTGCTACTGCTGTCATAGACCCCATTATTGAGCCCGTCAAAATTTTCTGGGCAAAGGATATTCTTACCGGTGATGTAACAATGTTTTCTGGGAATGCCTTGCTGCAACACAAGACCAGTGAACGCGCCCTATACGATCAAGCGTGGCAGGAGGCTGTCAAGCGAGGTGGCTTTGACGCTCTATTTGTAAATGAGTATGGTTTTGTTACTGAAGGTGGTAGGACTAGTATTTTTATCAAATCTCAAGGTAGTTCTGAATGGCTGACACCACCGATATCGGCCGGTCTTTTGCCTGGAGTCATGCGGGCCGCCCTGCTTGCCGACCCCGCTATGAATGCCCGTGAAGCCAACCTGACTATTAATGATGTTTCAATGGCAGAAGAGATTATTCTTAGCAATGCCCTGCGCGGCGCCATTAAAGCCCATTTTTAG